The DNA window TAAGTGACACTGCATATaatttaaaaggaaaatgtttatattactGGCTGCGCTGGCCTTCTGATGACATGTACAAACACCTACATGGCTTTTACTCATGTTAAGAACACCGAAGTGGAGCAAGGTAGTTGTTTAGAATGTGTTTTTCCCACCATAAACAAATCCTTATAAAGGGAGTGTCACAGTTCTCAGATAAATGGACAAAAGAGCACGACTCAGGAGGATGACATAAGAGTAAATAGTCTTTATCTACATAAGACACACGTGTATAAACTACCAAGCCAAGTGTAGAAAGAGGACTAAGAGTCGGGGTGATgcaaaatcaacaaaaacactgttgaggtcaaaaacacaataaggaTGAAAACCGAAAGGCAAAGAATAGAACAGTGAAAAGCTGAGGCATGTGGCACAGAGACAATCTGTCAGTTCAAGTGATTTCAAAGTGATTTTCCAAACTGTAACTGACTTTAACTGATCATTTGGATCATCCTACTTTGGGTTACAtgacattatatttatatttatcaacAAATCCCAATTAAACCCACAGGAACACATTATTACAATGTACGTTTTAGGAGGAAACATCATAGTGTACAAGGTGATACCTCTGGGAACATTACATCAGAGTGTCAATGTCACTTGACTTTGTCAAGTTGGAATAACTTGACAAAATCTAGTACATAgtaagtaaatataaagtaaacaTAACATTAAGACTTACAATTACATTTACTGAACTTTAGTTTCCTAGATTGTAAGTAAGATCAGCTTGTCAAGTGTTACAGTGTAAAACCAGGTAGTACCTGTCTTTGCTCTCAAAACTGTTCAAATTCGTGGCATTGAATCCACAATATGTTGGAAAACTTCCTTTGAGTTTCTGTTTCAGGTTGAAATGACTGCGTCACATAATTTCCGCCAATTTGTCAACTGCACATTTATGCTGTCAAGCTCCTGTTCCACCACATCCCAAAGGTGTTCCACTGGATGCAGCTCTGGTGACACTGGAGGCCGCTGAAGGTCACTGAACACTTGGATTCTTTGCTTTTCGTCACGGTGCATTACCTTGTCATCGGGATTCATTTGAAGATCATAGAaatgttgatttattgataTAAAGTTTGCCAAGCAAACGCCTCCTCACAACATTACACAACCAGGCTGGACTGTTGACACAAGGCAGGTTGGGTCCAGGGATTCATGTTGTTGACACTGAATTATTATCTTAACATCTGCATGACTCAGGCAGGAAAAAGTTGCTCATCTGTCCAGGTTCAGTATTTCCAGTTTTCAACTGTCCAGTGTTGCCGAGTCTGGGTCCACAACAGCCTCAGGTTTCTGTTCCTGGCTGATGGGAGTGGAACCCGATGtggtcttctgctgctgcacctcAAGGTTAAGATGGTTGCGGATCCTGAGACGAGGTTTCTGTGCACCGCAGTAGTAAACAGTGGTTATCTGAGGCACCACAGCATTTCTGTCAGCTCCAATCAGTCTGGCCTCCCTCATCAAGGTGTTTCTGTCCACAGAGCTTTTGCCACTGGATTGTTGTTGGTACCATTCTGTGAGAACTGTACAGACTGGTGTACATTAGCCTGTATGGCACCAACAAACATGCCAAATCATGTCAAaccattgactgtaaataaacatggacaacacatttccacttcctcccactgtccagataTAAAGACAGAATATCCCAGATATGAACGCTTATCTCACacattttatagcatcaaataactaattaaaactaaCCTCAccagtaaaataaacatttgaacaaacacatgattaaataattaacctaaatgacagaaacctacTGTGAAAATGTGGAAGATATGTACTTAGATTCTGTATTTGGTCTCTGTCCCATCCACTGACATGGCAGAGGGGGGATCtatgaccaatactgcagcccgccaccaggtggcgatgaAGATGCttgggcttcacttttgggagctgtcatatcatccatctttatatgaaGTCTCTGCATCAAACTAACAACATAGAATTTCCTTTTGTACTGATGTAAGTGATATTTAATGTttcccttcaaaataagagctcATCTTTGGTGTTTTTACAGAATCTCAGATTTCTAAGTGAATTAATTTATTCCAAgccctaaaaaaaaataaagtgaatataaaaaaaattctggttAAACAATTATGGAGAAACTGTAATTCATAATAAACAACTTGCTTTTATTTGTGCTAGATAAGATTATCAACAACCATAACGCAGTGTTTATACAGACTACAGGTGAAAGTGCCAGAATGAGTCACATGTCCCTGAACTTGCAGCTGAACTCTGAACAAAAGTATCGCTAAAAATCCCTGAAACATAAACCATACATCAGATATAGAGTTTTAATTATCTATAAGAACAGTTGACAATCTCAGTGCAGTAGCAAACATGTTGTGTGATCATGCGTAACACTCTGCCTCCAAAGATATATTAGGGAACAAAGTATTGGCCGGGGAACTTCCAGATATAGTAAATTGTTCCATTGTCAGCGTGGATTAATTTCTGTggttgaaaacacagaaaaacatcaacagTCCCAGCATCTGTTCCCCAGATGGATTTGGGGTATATGTGTTCTCCTCAAAAGGAGTAACTAGTGCTCGGACTGTTACAAAACTGAAGGTTTACatcaaataaaaccacatggCCAAGATTTACCAGATCAACACACGCTTCTGGTTATTTTAGTCACACTGAGGTTGTGTATCTACAAGTGTTGATCccttggtccagactgaaatatctgagCACATCAGTGTCACAACAGTTTGTACAAACGATCCACAGGCAACAGCGTTCATTTGTGCACCAGACAGGCACTGAGCTGAGAGGGGGCGGCTGATTATGTTAGTCCACTGCAATGATCATTTTTTGAGAGGCTCCTCAAATGCTATGGGCGATGTGCATGAAGCTGCAACAACATCACTGTCAGACAACCCCCAAACGAGGCCCTATGACACTAGTGTTCTGGGAAAAGACTCTTTAGAGGTTTGGTTGAAGACTGGAAcgtctaaatgtgtgtgtatgatgcgCCTGGATGGAGTTGGAGGTTTGCTGTTCAACTTGACTTCCTTACTAGTATTTACATGTACGCACAGTCGGACTTCTGCTTAAAATTTTTGATAAAATAAGAATAGTTTGAAGATTGGAATGATGTGATTTGCtgtaatgtgtttctttttaggGAGGGCGGGTTAGGCCCCTAAGGCCATTTTTGGCCTTGCTTCATTACACATCTCCCAGAGGAAAAATTCTACTGATTCTGGTGAATTTACCCATAAAACCAATATGAGATTCCCATTTATAGTTTTggtcgtcatcatcatcatcatcttcttggTTTCTCGACTGTTCGTCAAGTTCTCAGACGTGTGAGTGATTAGTGAGTTTTTTTAAACCAGTTGAAAACTTTTTTATTCTCAAGTACCTTTAACTAAGCTCTTTTTCAAGGCCATACCATAATAATATTccattctgtttttattatatcattCTACACAGTtctatctattttatttgtattattgccCTTTTTCCACTTGGAAACTTAACACAGAATTAtccaattaatttattttacctCTTTTAATCTTTCCATCTCTTTTCTGCTGTTTAATCTTTAATTTTGCTCTAAGATTGTAATAATTCAATCCCTTTAGTTTCTTTacattgtgtctctgtgttgttttttaatgttcctGTAAATCTCCTTGAATCTTCCTctgaaaggtgctttataaatCAGATTGACTTGCCTTCTATTTCCCACTTTGTCTTTTACGGTATCGTCTCAGTTCATATGCGTGATTAGCTATATAGTTTAGCTCCACAACAACCTGTGGCTGTAAagtgacaataaaaaataaaagataaataaagatcCCATGAATCCTGAATCTCTTGATCTATCGTATGTCTGTCCGTCCTGAAGGAAGTTTCTTTTATGTTTTCCTGGATTTAGTTTCTTGTGTTATTCGAGGGGTCTAAGGAAAGAGGATGTCATGTGCTGCACAGATTTTAAGCCACTTGAGGgggaaatgtaaataaaatttGACTTGTTTAATACACTTAATTAAGACTTAAACAATGGACTCATTATACCTACTAGCATTGTGATGTAATTTCCAGTATATACTCTGATTCAAATTAAAGACAATATGTGAAATAAAGCAAATCAAGACTCTTTAATATTCTCTTTGTGCCTTGCTATATTTTACTCTAACTCTCAAAGGAGAGATGGCGGGTGGGTGAGGTAAGGCCATGTGGAAACATCTCAGATCCGATTCAAACCAGGACGCAGCAGTCACATAATGTGAGCCTCGGCCAATGAAGAGTCCTGTTTCCACTCAGGAGAAGTCGCTTTCATTTCAGCCACAGttggtccagtgtgtaggattctATCAGCACAAATGGAAAATGATATTCATCAATATTTTTCCATAACGTGAAACTAGGAAttgctgcttttgtttgtttagatTTAGCCCTTTACATTCCCATCAGGGACCGGTCCTCTCTCACTAAATccttcttttgtgtttttatatttaagtgGAGGATATACATTTGAATGcaaatatgcaacttcaccactagatgcgaTGAAATCCGAACCTGTAAACCGACTAGTTTAAAGCCATAgattgtttataaagatgggCAACATAACTGCTGTTCTACAGTGAAGCCAAAAcgtctcaatcgccccctggttgATGTCTCCAGTACATGTCTCcaccatgttagtggatggaacatcaaccaaactaaaaagtcatgAATACATACAATACAGATGATTTCCGTCATTATAGGTAGCTTTTCTCATATTGATATACTTGCAAGAGTTTATTTTGCTGataagtttggatttaattagtTGTTAAATGACATAATAATATTGTAAAACGTCACCATGACAGCTGAGTGTATCGGTGGGACCTTGATAATGTAACTATGGATAATCAATGATAGTTTGTACAGATATTGAAAGTCTCTAGAAGATTAATCCTACTGGTCACAGTGATGTTTTTCCTCTGATACCAGCAAGTTAATATTTAGTGAAATATCTTGACAACTGTTGATTATCTGTTGATTCCATGAAATATAACAGACGTTCATGTCGCCCTCAGGATGAGTTGTAACAACTTTGGTGATCCACTGGCTTCTAACTTCTGCTTTAACTCAttgctcctcctgctgtcaccgtgtgtgtgtgtgtgtgtgtgtggtgtgtgtgtgtgtgtgtctgtgtgtgtgtgtgtgcgtgtgtgtgtgtgtgtgtgtgtgtgtgtgtgtgtgtgtgtgtgtgtgtgtgtgtgtgtgtgctcttaataaataaaaggttattGGGAGGTGCAGACACACCATCCCATGAGAACTATGACAACAAACgactaaacaaaaacagaaacatgactctCACAGGTCACCACCTTCCTGTTCTTCAAACATCCGACCAGCTGAATTTTTAGTTAGGAAGTATAGAACTCGTCCCTGGAGGTGGATGGATTCATTCAGAAATATTTCTTTACTAATAATCTGCAAACAAGAGCTAACGGTGTCACTTTACagatctccctctctctctctctctctctccctctctctctctctctctctctctctctcacgagcACTGaactcttcttcatctctgtacgaggtgcatgtgtgaacgtaTAAAGTCATACGGCCCGtctaagttttttttaaatttcttttgaTGTTTCATTTCTCTTATTGACTTTCATCTACTCTATTGTAAAAGATCTGCTCTTCATCTGCTGTTAATTTTGACCGACTTCTTCTTACGTTACTGCCAACCCACTTCACTTTTGATTTCTTCTTGCTTTTGAAGACCCGGGAGATCCCTGCAGGAAAGGAGAGATTTTCTGTGCCTCCCCCTACCTCGAGACCCCTTTTACACCAAAACGTCTTTACATCTGtttgtgacagagagaaaatatcATATGGAACTTAtttgtttgcctttttttaaGCTCGCTGTCACGGCGTCTCTAAACAATCAAAGACTCGACTGGAGGCcggaaaaacaatttaaaaaaggacGCCAAGACTTTGGAGTTTCCAAGAAAACAACCTGCTTTATTTCAAACAAACTAATAAACCAAactcaaaatgtaaataataagaGTGGGTTGACCAACAAGGGATTGAGAAGCTGCGGAGCCAGACACGCAATGGGCCAAACTACAATGAAACCTTCATCgcaaaactaaaataacaaaacccaACACTTTAAAACATGCTGGGAAAAGTGATGAAATTTGAAAGACGAAAAAAATTCCCCACAAACAAGTTGTCGGGCCGATCCTCACTTGATCCCACATCTCCTCCAGAATCATTCCCATTGACTTTGAGCAACAAACTGGACCCTCAAACTTTGAATGTGAGCGATGTCAGAGAGAGGGATACGAGAACACATTATTCACACATTAAAAGAAGTAATATATCGGTGTGTGTCTCCTAATGTGCCTGCACCTCCACGTTGAAGGATTACAACACTAGTGCCCAGTGCACAAGTCTTTAGTTTGAGTTCTGAATTTGATTGATAAATATATTACCTTGTACAGTGCAGGGTCTTTCTGTGAAGAGTTTGTttgttctccccgtgtctgtgatggtttttCCTCAAGCTGCCTCCCACTTTCCAAACACATGGAAGGTAATTGGAGACTTTACATTACCTGTATGGTGAATggctgtttgtttctatatGCATCTTCTCCTCTTATGGTTCAGAGAGGTAGCCAGGGGTCAGTAACTCAGGTTGAATTTCTCTTTTCCAAATTCTCCAACCAGGGCAGGGTGGGTTATACAAGGTCTCTGGCCCAATGTCAGATGGGATTGGCTTCTCCCGTGATCCTCAAAGGATAATCGAtatttgatggatggatgatggatggatggatatatacACGATGCTGGACACACGTACAGAACCGATAtttatttcaatgtgttttagaGCCAAGTCATGGACAAGAGCATTGATGTCATCCAACTGGAAACAGGGCTGAGGTAAAGAGACAGTTTACAGGGAGTAAATATTTTGGGATCGTCAAATAAAATCTGATAAAATAGAGatgttgtaaatgtttgtaaGGTTAATTGAGAACAGTGGATGAAACGGGCTCTTTAAACTGGTGTAGTTTCAGATTCATAAGCTTCGAGATTTACAGACCGAAAAGAACAGCTCTGTTTTGCAGCTTAGTCATATTGTAAAATCTACAAACACCTTTTATAGAGACCACAGACGGAGAGAATAGATTGTAAgtgcatttgaaataaatggaTTACCGTTACGACATTCAAGAAACTATAAACCACCGCAGGGACAAGTTGTACGTGATTCACCTTGAGGACACGCTGGAGTTTCCGAGCCCTGGCATCACTTAAGTGGTTTGTGGTGTTTGGATTCTGCCAGCTCTCGTCCGTGAGCAGCAGAGGTGAGAGAGGTGTTGTGTTATGTCTTTTAAGGTTGGCCCGCAGACAGAGACGCCTCTCGGCTGCTGCTCACTGTAAACATCAGTCACACTGTAATGAATGTGTGATGGCTGCAGAGTCGGGGCAGAGTAAGTGCGCGTGTTCTAGTGTTCTAGTTGTCCATCAGCCCTCTCCTGTTCCTCACAACCATTTACAGTCATCTCTGTTTGGGACAAAGCTGTTGGGAAAATACCAGTGACAgcaacacactgaaacacaccaCGGAGCCTTGTTGCGTACAACCACGGTTTTCCTGCTTTTAGTTGAACATTTTGCAGCTTTTCCCACCGATGCCACATCTTTAGTCGGTTTAAAAATCTTCTACACTTGTTGTAAACATCTTTGTCTGATAGTTTCCACCGCTGCTCGAGGGAAGAATCCGAGAGCAACGTACAGAAACGAAAATGTCaacattgaaattgaaaggCTCAGAACTAGAAGCAGACTGAACATGATGAAGATCGATGTGGATCTGCAGCTTTGTTTTTCCATATGTGTTCTGATGTTGTTTATTAGTCGCAGTCATCGCTGGTTTTATTATAGTATTCGGGGACGTGTGCCAACATTCTCGGCACAGATCCGACGGTGCACCCGCACACAGACACTGGAGCGGATTAAACCACACATGAAATGAAGTATGAGCTCCACTGATCTGGTGCTCGGGATCCCTCTGCTACAGATGCACCGGGGTCAAGAGAAGAAATttgcaaaagagaaaaagacaaacctgaGAAAAGGAAAGTCATACAAGTTTGATCAAAATTTTATATTCAAAGGCACATGTGGTTGTATGCTTAACAGTGAGCTGATATCAAAGTTAGAACACACGTTCAACTATGGCCACGTTTCATACAGATGTCTTGAAGGTTGAAAACTACAAGAGAAGTAAAATATGTACAAGTTTTAAAACTAACATAATAATGAAAAGGCTGaaaatatcacatatcacaaagTCCCTCAACATGACAAACACCACTAAACAAATCACCTAGTTTGCTTGTTGGCCACGTGTAGAATGTTGCATTAGAGCTGCACATCCACACCAACGCTTACCCACAATGCCACAGTCCATTGGTCATGTGACCCAGGCATAGAAAAGTTTACAGGAAGTAAAAAAGTTTCTGGCCATagattttacagtatttatatccaattcacattttattaatCCCATTGAAAGTCTGTGTAACCTGTGTAAACTCAAAAAACTATGAATACACCAAATAAAACGATGACACTGGGACAGCTACACACAGGCCTGCATGCTTTAAACACTGCAGGGGATTCAGTGCTGCTGATTTGTTTGATCCTTGATTTTCACACAGGTTGAAACAAATCCTTACATTTTTTGAGAGAGAGCTTTGCCACATGTTCATCGCTGCAAGTTACAACACAAAGTGTAAAGGTGAAGCAGCAAGCGCTGGTGTGAATGTGCATGAGTCAATTTGAATGATTTTAAGGAAAATCAAGGGAATTAAAGATGATATTGTTGACAAGTAAAGAATTTATATCCTCAAAACTTTCAATGGAAGAAAGGTTTAATAACAGGCCACGTTTGCTCAtgatttaaacatatatttataattatgcATTGTAGTTTGACTTCTTTGTTAGTTTTTACAAGTATTATAGGTTTATCAACCATTATTAAAACGTGTTGGTAACAGGTTATAAACTTTAACCAAACTCCTTGGATACAGACGGAAGAACAGGAGCAGTAGAGACTTTGGCACTTGACACAAACCCACATGTCTCAGTGGGTTCACATGTGACTCATGTCGGTTTGAGACGAGTCTGGAGGACCCTCTATCTCTACTCACaggcctctctctccaccgatgacGCTACCAACGCTGTCAGATGAGACATGAAGCGGAAATGCACGACAGAAACAatctattttccttttttctctgcccctgtccttccctccatcctgtcagggctgctgctgctgggtggCTCGGTGGAGACATCCCTCCCCTCTGCGCGTAAACAGCCTCCGTGTTGGCTCATTACTGGAAAGCCAAGGGGATGAGTCTTCCAGAGAAGATACCCCGGCTGGCATCTGATCCTCTGTCGTGGGGGGATATAGAGGAAATGCACTCCCTCACCCACGCAGACCAGAGGACATGTCTCCGATGAACGCGAGCCTGTGGCCGGCCGAGGCCATGGAGTGGAGCGCGGACTTTACGCACGGACTCCTCTCCGGGAACGGGACTCCGGCGCAGCATTCCCAAGCTCCCACTTCCCACACAGCCATCGCTTTGCCTATCGTCATGTTTCTCGGAGGTGCAATCGGGAATTTGATCGCAATAATCGTCCTGTCGGTGTCCAAGCAGGAGAAGAAGTCCTCCGCCTTCTACACGCTGCTGTGCGGGCTGGCGGTGACCGACCTGCTGGGCACATGCCTGGCCAGCCCGCTCACCATCGCCCACTACCTGGACCTGCGGGTGCTCGAACACCAGCACGTCTGCGAGTTCCagtccttcctgctgctgttcttcGGCTTGACAGGCCTGAGCATCATCTGTGCCATGGCTGCGGAGCGGTACCTGGCCATCTGCTGCCCCTACACCTACCAGCGCTGGGGGGTGGACCGACGCCTGGCGCAGgggttcctcttcttcatctacaTCAGCCACATCTTCTTTTGCAGCCTCCCGATGATGGGCATGGTGCAGAGCCGGCTGCAGTCCTCCAACACCTGGTGCTTCATCGACTGGACGACGGAGGTGTACTCCATCCTGTACGGCGTGCTGAGCCTGCTGCTGATCCTGGGCACCATCGTGCTGAACCTGGCGGTGTGCGGAGCGCTGCTGCTCATGCGCCGGAGGACCGTGCAGTGGCCCGTGTCCAGGGCCAGCGTCCGGCAGAGGTGGAAGGCCCTGTCCTCGGCTGCAGAGACGCAGATGATGGCGGTGCTGGTCATGACCTCCGCGGTGGTGCTGGCCTGTTCGGCTCCACTGGTGGTGAGTcagtcaattaatcaattagtcaatttattatttatttagagggagaggcggtggactagaggcagaaacttggactatgggcagaaaaggtctccggttcgtctctggttcgtctctggttcgactccacggagaaagtTTGAGGTgtatttctggtcagccgagaggttgatgtggttgtagaagttgatggtgaaggaaaggaacgcggacccagtactaacaagtataataatgtttattacacagaagtttcacaggtcaggacgagctctagaactctgagaaatcacacagccaaatggtgaagtctgacaggccatggtcaaacacacattatatagagaggttagttccacccatggcttcgggtaacatgtcatcccacctaaggcctcctaataaggacgtgtttagtacatgaagatgagaatACACTGGTCAAGGATCTTCCCTACACCTCCATCCATGTGCTGGtaagaggtcattccctaggtcaaaggtccttccaaacaaggaaataCCTACTTGAATAGAAAACTGaaagactctctgagaatgCCTGAGAGTCACGAGAATagacatcataaatatcagcctgtcattatatttaaacacatgctaaaattttttactctagtgaatacactacacaacaaaaagacgaacctggattgatctgtccaaaaatccaagaggattctccctaccctgtctagtgcccctgagcaaggcaccttactcccccaacatctgctccccgggcgccgtacatggctgctcactgctctgtgtgtctggcaccagatgggttaaaagcagaggttaaatttccccttgcatgagtatctgtgcatgtgtgtgggataataaatgtatcttaaaattAATTGCATGTCCAATTTATCAACAGCGACTGAGGCCCAGGTTCAATGTGCAGGAGTTTAAACTGGCATTAAAAAAGAACCAACTCAAATTAGACAGGACTTGAGTACatttacttcccaccactgattaATCTTTACATTCACCTGCCAACACACGTGTCACCATAGCAACCTGTTGTTTATCATCACAGAGATACAGAGTGGGGTCACTTGCTTGGTTACACATCAATCCTTCAGTTCAGAAACAAAAGACACAGGGCGTTCAGATTTAAAAAGTGAGTTGAAAAAAGATGGCATGAAACTAAAGTAGAACTTGTATCTGATACTGTGTCTTGTATCTCAATGTTTGCgcagatttatgactttttctttctgtgtgtatgtgtgatatCTGAGCTTTGACCTGGTTACAGCATCGTTGTCGTATACGCCCTCATATTGTTCTAGCAGGGATTGGCTAAGTCGCATCATGAATGTAATGTCCATTGGTTTTAAATGTGTGGGTGATTATGGCCATGATAACAGAACTCTGAGGGCTCACAAGAAGATttgagagacaggagagaattGAAATACTACCTCCTCAAGAAAATGGTTTTGTTCTGTCTATTAATCCCTTTTCCCCTGATGATTACTTGTTagaaacacagtcacacattaAAGTTCTGAGAGGGGATCACATGTAGTTACTCCAACATCGAGTTGATTACTGGATGAGTTGATTGACATAGAATGAAACAGTAGCTATTTCTATAATCGTGTAATAACAAAAAAGTCTATTCTGGTCAGAAAGTCATTCgtctttaacctttttttctaCTAATTTCATTTTGCAcaaattgtgttgtttgtgatgtACCAGTCGATCTGCCAGTCTTCACTGTCCATCCCCGAACTctctgaaatatttgcaggagtggaagatgcacggcttcatactgtgtagtactggtatttatttgagtacaagaGACTTCTTTCATACAGGGCAATAATCATATTTGTGgccatattcaaataaaagccGATATGTAAAATCATTGTGCTGCAGAAGCAGCTCTGCAGAACATGATGTGGAACTGATAAGCCACATATGGTGcattatacatatttattgaTAGTAATTTGATATTGAGcatggaaaagaaaaagtggCACAACTGCCTCTCGCATTTCTtgtacattcagcctttaacagaaattgcaaaaatgTGATGACCCTCCTAAGTGGGatttttggaa is part of the Limanda limanda chromosome 9, fLimLim1.1, whole genome shotgun sequence genome and encodes:
- the LOC133010120 gene encoding prostaglandin E2 receptor EP4 subtype-like translates to MSPMNASLWPAEAMEWSADFTHGLLSGNGTPAQHSQAPTSHTAIALPIVMFLGGAIGNLIAIIVLSVSKQEKKSSAFYTLLCGLAVTDLLGTCLASPLTIAHYLDLRVLEHQHVCEFQSFLLLFFGLTGLSIICAMAAERYLAICCPYTYQRWGVDRRLAQGFLFFIYISHIFFCSLPMMGMVQSRLQSSNTWCFIDWTTEVYSILYGVLSLLLILGTIVLNLAVCGALLLMRRRTVQWPVSRASVRQRWKALSSAAETQMMAVLVMTSAVVLACSAPLVVQVFANRFMKINDLEADLAAIRIASVNPILDPWIYILLRRSLFRRLLSLSGRGSSTRSNASSSPQRNLFYPDIMRDSHVFTQLMSSANIITQLPATVKITPCDTEILQPTSHTAD